CGCTGCGTCAGGGTCAAGCGACGGATCCCCCGGCGTCCACCCGATCGGGTGATCCTCGTCCCTGACCAGCGGTGACGGAGGGGGCACGGGCCGTGGCACGGGTCGCCGCACGCGCAACCGTGTGGCACCGTCGGTCTCCGGTGCGGAGACGGCTCCGTGCAGGAAGTGTCCGTGAGGACGCCCCCGCCACAGGGCCCGACGGTGTCGTCCCGGCCGACCTGTGACCTCCGGCCGCAGCGGACGCACGACGAGCGACGAGGGCCCCGCCGTCAGAGGTGGGGCACGAGAGGGGTGCGACCGGCGTGTGGGACTACGTGCTCGAGCGGCGTGAGCTGATCGCCTTCCAGGCGTTCCAGCACGTGAGCCTCGTGGTGCAGTGCGTGCTGCTCGGGACGGCGCTCGCGCTCGCGCTGGCGGTGCTGGTCTACCGCAGCCCGGCCGCCACGGCGCTGGCCAACGGCGTGTCGGCGGTGGGTCTCACCATCCCGGCGTTCGCGCTGCTGGGCATCCTGCTGGCCCCCTTCGGGTTCGGCATCACCCCGGCGGTCATCGCCGTCACCTTCTACGCTGCCCTGCCCGTGCTGCGCAACGCCGTCGTCGGCCTGGCCGGGGTGGACCGCTCGCTGGTCGAGTCCGCCCGTGGCATCGGCATGAGCCGGGCGGCGGTGCTGTTCCGCGTGGAGCTGCCGCTGGCCTGGCCGGTCGTCCTCGCCGGCATCCGCATCTCCACCCAGATGGTCATGGGCATCGCGGCCATCGCCGCGTACGTGCTCGGGCCGGGGCTGGGCGGCCTGATCTTCTCCGGCCTGTCCCGCCTGGGCGGCGCCAACGCCCTCAACTCCGCGCTGGTCGGGACGATCGCGATCGTCCTGCTGGCCCTCGTCCTCGACCTGCTGCTCGTGCTGGCCGGTCGCCTCACCACCCCCAGGGGGATCCGTGTCTGAGACCTCCACCCCCGAGACGCCGGCGCCCGACGCCGCCGTCCCGCAGCGCCGGGTCAGCGGCGTCGCCATCCGCCTCGACGGCGTGACCAAGCGCTACCCCGGGCAGGACCGCCCGGCCGTGGACGACGGAGCATGGTGATCCCGGCGGGGGAGACGGTCATGTTCGTCGGCCCCTCCGGCTGCGGGAAGACCACCCTGCTCAAGATGCTCAACCGGCTGATCGAGCCCAGCGGCGGGCGCATCCACCTGGACGGCGAGGACGTCACCGACCAGGACGCCGACCAGCTGCGCCGCCGGATCGGCTACGTCATCCAGGCCGGCGGGCTGTTCCCGCACATGACCGTGGCCACCAACATCGGCCTGGTCCCGCGGATGCTCGGCTGGGACAAGCCGCGCACCGCCGCGCGGGTGGAGGAGCTGCTGGACCTGGTCGGCCTGGACCCGGCCGTCTACCGCGACCGCTACCCCCGCGAGCTGTCCGGCGGGCAGCAGCAGCGGGTGGGCGTGGCCCGGGCGCTGGCCGCCGACCCCCCGGTGCTGCTGATGGACGAGCCGTTCGGCGCCGTCGACCCGGTCACCCGGCTGCGGCTGCAGGACGAGCTGCTGCGCATCCAGGAGGAGCTGGGCAAGACGATCGTGTTCGTCACCCACGACTTCGACGAGGCGGTGAAGCTCGGCGACCGGATCGTCGTGTTCGACGTCGGCGCCCGGGTGGTGCAGTACGACACCCCCGACGCGATCCTGGCCAGCCCCGCCGAGGAGTACGTGGCCGACTTCGTCGGCGCCGGCGCCACGCTCAAGCAGCTCACGCTGACCCGGGTGGGCGACGTCGAGCTGGAGCAGGTCACCACGGCGGCCGTCGGCACCGACGCGGGCGCGGCCGTGGCGGCGGCACGCGCGGCGGGGCAGGACTTCGTCGTCGTCCTGGACGAGCGGGGGCGGCCGATCAGCTGGCCCACGCTGGCCGAGCTGAGCCGGGCGACGACCGTGCCGGCCACCGTGGACCCGCGGCTGCCCGTCGTGGGGGTGCGCTCCACGCTCAACGACGCGCTGGACACCATGCTGGCCGCCAGCCAGGGCGGGGTGGTCGTCACCGGCCGCCGGGAGGCGCTGGCCGGCGTGCTCAAGGTGGAGGCCGTGATGGCCGCGATCCGCCGTTCCCGGGCGGAGGTGGCCGGGTGACCCTGTCCACCGAGAGCCCGCAGCGCGGCGCGCCGGAGTCGGCGACCCGGCGCGCCGACACGGCGTCGGACGGTGCCGACCGCGCGGGCTGGCGGGCGCTGGCCACCCAGCCGCTGCTGGTCCTCGCGGGGCTGCTCGCCTTCGTGGTGTGGCGGGTCAACGCCACCCTGACCGAGACCGAGGCCCGGCAGCTGGGCTGGGCGGCGCTGTGGCGCAGCACCCAGGAGCACCTGTTGCTCACCGTGACCGCCGCGGCGATCGTGCTGG
This window of the Geodermatophilus sp. DSM 44513 genome carries:
- a CDS encoding ABC transporter permease, with product MWDYVLERRELIAFQAFQHVSLVVQCVLLGTALALALAVLVYRSPAATALANGVSAVGLTIPAFALLGILLAPFGFGITPAVIAVTFYAALPVLRNAVVGLAGVDRSLVESARGIGMSRAAVLFRVELPLAWPVVLAGIRISTQMVMGIAAIAAYVLGPGLGGLIFSGLSRLGGANALNSALVGTIAIVLLALVLDLLLVLAGRLTTPRGIRV
- a CDS encoding ABC transporter ATP-binding protein; this encodes MVIPAGETVMFVGPSGCGKTTLLKMLNRLIEPSGGRIHLDGEDVTDQDADQLRRRIGYVIQAGGLFPHMTVATNIGLVPRMLGWDKPRTAARVEELLDLVGLDPAVYRDRYPRELSGGQQQRVGVARALAADPPVLLMDEPFGAVDPVTRLRLQDELLRIQEELGKTIVFVTHDFDEAVKLGDRIVVFDVGARVVQYDTPDAILASPAEEYVADFVGAGATLKQLTLTRVGDVELEQVTTAAVGTDAGAAVAAARAAGQDFVVVLDERGRPISWPTLAELSRATTVPATVDPRLPVVGVRSTLNDALDTMLAASQGGVVVTGRREALAGVLKVEAVMAAIRRSRAEVAG